From a region of the Flavobacterium sediminilitoris genome:
- the purE gene encoding 5-(carboxyamino)imidazole ribonucleotide mutase produces the protein MSKVAVIMGSISDMPVMQDAINILKEFNIETEVDIVSAHRTPEKLFDFSKNAHNRGISVIIAGAGGAAHLPGMVASMSPLPVIGVPVKSSNSIDGWDSVLSILQMPGGVPVATVALNGAKNAGILAAQIIGSNNEEVLNSIISYKEELKQAVLRASENLK, from the coding sequence ATGAGTAAAGTAGCCGTAATAATGGGTAGTATTTCAGATATGCCAGTAATGCAAGATGCCATAAACATATTAAAAGAATTCAATATAGAAACCGAAGTAGATATAGTTTCTGCACATAGAACACCTGAAAAATTATTCGATTTTAGTAAAAATGCTCATAATCGTGGAATTTCAGTAATAATTGCGGGTGCAGGTGGAGCAGCACATTTACCTGGAATGGTAGCTTCTATGTCTCCACTTCCTGTAATTGGTGTTCCTGTAAAATCAAGCAATTCAATAGATGGCTGGGATTCTGTTTTATCTATTTTACAAATGCCTGGAGGAGTTCCTGTTGCAACTGTTGCACTAAATGGAGCAAAAAATGCAGGAATACTAGCCGCTCAAATCATTGGAAGTAATAATGAAGAGGTTTTAAACAGTATTATCAGTTACAAAGAAGAACTTAAACAAGCTGTATTAAGAGCTTCAGAAAATTTAAAATAA
- a CDS encoding YdeI/OmpD-associated family protein: MTDKKIWDKANQWNEELELLKSIINTTNLIETTKWGTSVYTHNNKNIIGIGGFKSYFGLWFFNGVFLKDEYNLLINAQEGTTKSLRQMRFQSKADINEKIILEYLTEAIKVEENGLSIKPQKKEQLVSAFLQNEFKSDLNLKIAFEKLSPYKQREFIEYIETAKQEKTKLSRFEKIKPMILANIGLNDKYR; encoded by the coding sequence ATGACTGATAAAAAAATATGGGATAAAGCGAATCAATGGAATGAAGAATTAGAACTTCTAAAATCTATTATTAATACTACTAATTTAATTGAAACTACAAAATGGGGAACATCTGTCTATACACATAATAATAAAAACATTATTGGCATAGGAGGTTTTAAATCTTATTTTGGACTTTGGTTTTTTAATGGTGTATTTTTAAAAGACGAGTACAATCTTTTAATAAATGCTCAAGAAGGGACTACAAAATCACTTCGCCAAATGCGTTTTCAGTCTAAAGCAGATATTAATGAAAAAATTATTCTAGAGTATCTTACAGAAGCCATTAAAGTAGAAGAAAATGGTCTTTCTATAAAGCCTCAAAAAAAAGAACAATTAGTTTCTGCTTTTTTACAAAATGAATTTAAATCAGACTTAAATTTAAAAATAGCATTTGAAAAATTATCTCCATATAAACAGCGTGAATTTATTGAATATATTGAAACTGCTAAACAAGAAAAAACGAAGCTTTCAAGATTTGAAAAAATTAAACCAATGATATTAGCGAACATTGGACTAAATGACAAATACAGATAG
- the nusB gene encoding transcription antitermination factor NusB, with translation MLNRRHIRVKVMQSIYAMHQHQGESLDKEEKFLFQSIDNMHDLYLLILSAFIEIREKELEYLELASKKHLATKEERNPSKKFTENRVLKLLSNSNSLIDAIDSRSITNWKRNDDIILFLLEAIKASSLYLEYMSSPENSFNEDKDFIADLFTEVIAPNEKLYDYLEEHKLTWLDDLPSVNTLILKQLKKFRATDDDFLISKLYKDIDDKEYVKSLFRKTILNETELSKEYLDKTPNWDSDRIAEIDTIILKMAICELLKFPSIPVKVTINEYLEIAKEYSTPKSSIFINGILDNLIKEFEKDNRLNKAGRGLL, from the coding sequence ATGTTAAATAGAAGACATATACGAGTTAAAGTGATGCAAAGTATATATGCAATGCACCAACATCAAGGAGAAAGTCTTGATAAAGAGGAAAAATTCTTGTTTCAAAGTATTGATAATATGCATGATTTGTATCTTTTGATATTGTCTGCATTTATTGAAATCAGAGAAAAAGAACTAGAATATTTAGAATTAGCTTCTAAAAAACATTTGGCTACTAAAGAAGAGCGCAATCCAAGCAAAAAGTTTACTGAGAATAGAGTTTTAAAATTGTTATCAAATAGTAATTCATTGATTGATGCTATAGATAGTAGATCTATTACAAATTGGAAAAGAAATGATGATATTATTTTATTTCTACTTGAAGCTATAAAAGCAAGTAGTCTCTATTTAGAATATATGTCTTCTCCAGAGAATTCGTTTAATGAAGATAAAGATTTTATTGCTGATTTATTTACAGAAGTGATTGCTCCAAATGAAAAATTATATGATTATTTAGAAGAGCATAAATTAACATGGTTAGATGATTTACCTTCTGTGAATACATTGATTTTAAAACAATTGAAGAAATTTAGAGCAACTGATGATGATTTTTTGATTTCTAAATTATATAAAGATATTGATGATAAAGAATATGTGAAAAGTTTATTTAGAAAAACGATTTTAAATGAAACTGAATTATCAAAAGAATATCTTGACAAAACACCAAATTGGGATTCAGATAGAATTGCAGAAATAGACACAATCATTTTAAAAATGGCAATTTGTGAGTTATTAAAATTCCCATCAATTCCAGTTAAAGTAACAATTAATGAATATTTAGAAATTGCAAAAGAATATTCTACACCAAAAAGTAGTATTTTTATAAACGGAATTTTAGATAATTTAATTAAAGAATTTGAAAAAGACAATCGCCTAAATAAAGCGGGAAGAGGATTATTATAA
- a CDS encoding DUF1573 domain-containing protein encodes MLKKTLSLVTLSFLFSVVSCKENANLKITDEDMKVVEAEKAMVGKLPKVEFDKADHDFGTITSGDKVSTEFIVKNIGESDLIISNAEATCGCTVPDYPKQPLKPGETAPIKVTFDSSGKSGQQSKTVTLTTNTESGKETFTIKANVLGKEQAK; translated from the coding sequence ATGTTGAAAAAAACGTTAAGCTTAGTCACTTTATCATTTTTATTTTCAGTTGTTTCTTGTAAAGAAAACGCGAATTTAAAAATAACAGACGAAGACATGAAAGTTGTGGAAGCAGAAAAAGCAATGGTTGGTAAATTACCAAAAGTTGAATTTGATAAAGCAGATCACGATTTTGGAACTATTACATCTGGTGATAAAGTTAGTACTGAATTTATAGTGAAAAATATAGGTGAAAGCGATTTAATTATTTCAAATGCTGAAGCTACATGTGGATGTACTGTTCCAGATTATCCTAAGCAACCTTTAAAGCCTGGAGAAACAGCTCCTATAAAAGTAACATTTGATTCATCAGGTAAATCTGGACAACAAAGTAAAACAGTTACGTTAACAACTAATACAGAATCTGGAAAAGAAACTTTCACGATTAAAGCAAATGTATTAGGTAAGGAACAAGCTAAATAA
- a CDS encoding Glu/Leu/Phe/Val dehydrogenase dimerization domain-containing protein, with protein sequence MSTDLLLAKELHKVDPVFGQISFDGHEQVVFCHDKDTGLKAIIGIHNTVLGPALGGTRMWNYTNEWEALNDVLRLSRGMSFKSSISGLNLGGGKAVIIGDAKTQKTPELMRRFGQFVDSLSGKYITAEDVGMETKDMDTVREVTKYVTGISEEKGGSGNPSPITAYGVFMGLKAAAKYQFGTDNLEGKKVLVQGIGHVGEVLVQHLTENGAIVTISDINEQRLHDVGAKYGAKIFTGDDLYGADVDIYAPCALGATINDDTIGKLKAKVIAGAANNQLANEVVHGNILKEKGILYAPDFLINAGGVINVYSELANLTKAQVMEKTENIYNTSLEIFDFATKNNITTHQAAMSIAQKRIDDKKNESLK encoded by the coding sequence ATGTCAACAGATTTATTACTAGCAAAAGAGCTACATAAAGTTGATCCTGTTTTTGGTCAAATCTCATTTGACGGACATGAGCAAGTTGTATTTTGCCATGACAAAGATACAGGATTAAAAGCAATTATTGGAATTCATAATACAGTTTTAGGACCAGCTCTTGGTGGAACTAGAATGTGGAATTACACTAATGAATGGGAAGCGTTAAATGATGTTTTACGTTTGTCAAGAGGAATGTCTTTTAAATCTTCAATTTCAGGTTTAAACCTTGGAGGAGGAAAAGCAGTTATCATTGGAGATGCTAAGACACAAAAAACGCCAGAATTAATGAGACGTTTTGGACAGTTTGTAGATTCTCTATCAGGAAAATACATTACTGCCGAAGATGTAGGAATGGAAACTAAAGATATGGATACTGTTCGTGAGGTTACAAAATACGTAACAGGTATTTCAGAAGAAAAAGGAGGATCAGGAAATCCATCTCCTATTACTGCTTATGGTGTTTTTATGGGGCTTAAAGCGGCAGCAAAATATCAATTTGGAACAGATAATTTAGAAGGTAAAAAAGTATTAGTCCAAGGAATTGGTCACGTAGGTGAAGTCTTAGTACAACATCTAACCGAAAATGGAGCAATTGTGACTATTTCTGATATTAATGAGCAACGTCTACATGATGTAGGTGCTAAATATGGTGCTAAGATTTTTACAGGAGATGATTTATATGGTGCAGATGTTGATATTTATGCTCCTTGTGCTTTAGGTGCAACTATTAACGACGATACTATTGGTAAATTAAAAGCAAAAGTTATAGCTGGAGCTGCAAATAATCAATTAGCAAATGAAGTAGTTCACGGAAATATCTTGAAAGAGAAAGGAATTCTTTATGCGCCAGATTTCTTAATTAATGCTGGTGGAGTAATTAATGTTTATTCTGAATTGGCGAATTTAACAAAAGCTCAAGTAATGGAAAAAACAGAGAATATTTATAATACTTCTCTTGAGATTTTTGATTTTGCTACTAAAAACAATATTACAACTCATCAAGCAGCAATGTCAATTGCACAAAAACGTATTGATGATAAGAAAAACGAAAGTTTAAAATAA
- the pepT gene encoding peptidase T — MQHIIDRFISYVTIDTESDPNSSSTPSTEKQWDLANKLVEELKAMGMQDVTIDENAYIMATLPSNVDHEVPTIGFVSHFDTTPDFTGANVKPQIIENYDGKDIILNAEQNIVLSPNYFEDLLLYKGQTIITTDGTTLLGADDKAGITEIMSAMEYLIQHPEIKHGKIRVGFTPDEEIGRGAHKFDVEKFGCDWAYTMDGSQIGELEYENFNAAGAKITFKGKSVHPGYAKGKMINSMLLANQFISSLPSNEVPEKTTDYEGFFHVHHLNGTLEETVLELIIRDHDKEIFEARKELIHTIANQINTQYAKQFGEDICIAEVKDQYYNMREKVEPVYHIVEIAEKAMKELNITPIIKPIRGGTDGSQLSYKGLPCPNIFAGGHNFHGKYEYVPVESMIKATEVIVKIAELTAYN, encoded by the coding sequence ATGCAACACATTATTGATCGCTTTATAAGCTATGTAACTATAGATACAGAATCTGATCCAAACTCAAGTTCAACTCCTAGTACTGAAAAACAATGGGATTTAGCTAATAAATTAGTTGAAGAATTAAAAGCAATGGGAATGCAAGATGTTACCATTGATGAAAACGCTTATATAATGGCTACTTTACCAAGTAATGTTGACCATGAAGTTCCAACTATTGGTTTCGTTTCACATTTTGACACTACTCCAGATTTTACAGGTGCCAATGTAAAACCTCAAATTATTGAAAATTATGATGGGAAAGATATTATTTTAAATGCTGAACAGAATATAGTTTTATCCCCAAATTATTTTGAAGACTTATTACTATATAAAGGACAAACTATCATTACTACTGATGGAACAACTCTACTTGGAGCAGATGATAAAGCTGGTATTACTGAAATAATGAGCGCCATGGAATACTTAATTCAACATCCTGAAATAAAACATGGTAAAATTCGTGTTGGTTTTACTCCAGATGAAGAAATTGGACGTGGTGCACATAAATTTGATGTAGAAAAATTTGGTTGTGACTGGGCTTATACCATGGATGGAAGCCAAATAGGTGAACTTGAATATGAAAATTTCAATGCAGCAGGAGCAAAAATAACTTTCAAAGGAAAAAGTGTTCATCCTGGTTATGCAAAAGGAAAAATGATTAATTCTATGCTTTTAGCAAATCAATTTATATCTTCTCTTCCATCTAATGAAGTTCCAGAAAAAACAACTGATTATGAAGGATTTTTCCATGTGCATCATTTAAATGGAACACTTGAAGAAACTGTTTTAGAATTAATCATCAGAGATCATGATAAAGAAATATTTGAAGCTAGAAAGGAACTAATTCATACAATTGCTAATCAAATAAATACGCAATATGCAAAACAATTTGGAGAAGATATTTGTATTGCCGAAGTAAAAGATCAATATTACAATATGCGTGAAAAAGTAGAACCTGTATATCATATTGTAGAAATTGCAGAAAAAGCAATGAAAGAATTAAATATCACTCCTATTATTAAACCAATACGTGGAGGAACAGATGGTTCTCAATTATCTTACAAAGGATTACCTTGTCCTAATATTTTTGCAGGAGGACATAATTTTCATGGTAAATATGAATATGTACCGGTAGAAAGTATGATAAAAGCAACCGAAGTAATTGTAAAAATTGCAGAATTAACAGCATATAATTAA
- a CDS encoding 5-(carboxyamino)imidazole ribonucleotide synthase → MNYFSSDFRLGILGGGQLGKMLLTETRKFDIQTFVLDPSEEAPSRFGCNNFYKGSLMDFDTVYQFGKMVNLLTIEIENVNLDALDLLEEEGLPIFPSPKTLRLIQNKGKQKDLYVTNNIPTSKHLRFVGLDDLKNSLSKDELDFPFVWKSAQFGYDGNGVKICRSALDLIKLPDVECIAEELIPFKNELAVIVARNFSGEIKTYPVVEMEFHPEANQVEYVICPARINDSITQKAQEVALKVSETFNHVGLLAVEMFQTEDDEILVNEVAPRPHNSGHYSIEASYTSQFENHLRAILDLPLGSTDSKVAGIMVNLVGEEGFEGPVYYENIEQIMAINGVIPHIYGKKETRPFRKMGHVTIVNRDMVVARRIAEEVKNSIRVISIQ, encoded by the coding sequence ATGAATTACTTTTCATCAGATTTTAGACTTGGCATACTTGGTGGTGGTCAATTAGGTAAAATGTTACTAACTGAAACACGAAAATTTGACATTCAAACATTTGTTTTAGATCCAAGTGAAGAAGCTCCTTCTCGTTTTGGTTGTAATAATTTTTACAAAGGCAGTTTAATGGATTTTGATACCGTTTATCAATTCGGAAAAATGGTTAACCTTTTAACTATTGAAATTGAAAATGTGAATTTAGATGCTTTAGATTTACTCGAAGAAGAAGGATTACCCATTTTCCCCTCTCCAAAAACGTTACGATTAATACAAAATAAGGGAAAACAGAAAGACTTATATGTTACTAATAATATTCCAACTTCTAAACACTTACGATTTGTAGGGCTAGATGATTTAAAAAACAGTTTATCAAAAGACGAATTAGATTTCCCTTTTGTATGGAAAAGTGCTCAATTTGGATACGATGGCAATGGAGTTAAAATATGTCGTTCTGCATTAGATCTAATTAAATTACCTGATGTAGAATGTATTGCAGAAGAATTAATTCCTTTTAAAAATGAATTAGCCGTAATTGTAGCTCGAAATTTTTCAGGCGAAATAAAAACCTATCCTGTTGTAGAAATGGAATTTCATCCAGAAGCAAATCAAGTTGAATATGTAATTTGCCCTGCTAGAATAAACGATTCTATTACTCAAAAAGCACAAGAAGTTGCTCTTAAAGTATCTGAAACTTTTAATCACGTAGGGTTATTAGCAGTAGAAATGTTTCAAACAGAAGATGATGAAATCTTAGTAAACGAAGTAGCTCCAAGACCTCACAATTCTGGGCATTATAGCATCGAAGCGAGCTATACATCACAATTTGAAAATCATTTAAGAGCAATATTAGATTTACCATTAGGAAGCACCGACAGTAAAGTTGCTGGAATTATGGTTAACTTAGTAGGCGAAGAAGGTTTTGAAGGACCAGTTTACTACGAAAACATAGAGCAGATAATGGCAATTAATGGTGTCATACCTCATATTTATGGAAAAAAAGAGACTCGCCCTTTTAGAAAAATGGGACATGTTACTATTGTAAACAGAGATATGGTAGTAGCTCGAAGAATTGCTGAAGAAGTAAAGAATAGCATTAGAGTGATTAGTATTCAATAG
- a CDS encoding T9SS-dependent choice-of-anchor J family protein, with amino-acid sequence MIKKLLLLGLLTLPTLVSAQFLENFDGGTTLPTGWTVLNGGDSETWEIADFSTSEILAHSGTNVAVILYGSTAHDDYLISPAVNVTTGVSDFLTFWARSRDPLYPEVISLKLSTTGVAPADFTETLEASVAPVSGLEFYKYQYDLSAYVGQTIYIGFYSLTTDMFAFDLDDVEVTALPSCLSPTNPAAIVISDSEVDLSWTSDIGDFEVEYGAPGFVVGTGTIVPTVMGATNTTLTGLMPNTDYEYYVRRDCGSSNFSTWEGPKAFTTLCSSLTSFPFVEGFENGTIPTCWDDENVSGSEDWTYVAANGNNSITPRTGAVMAEFRTANAGNATKLVLPPLDLTGVASPELEFYYANVNWFGDVDELRVFYKESAVSPWVQIGTDYVDEQAAWTQVTLALPNPSATYYIAFEGTSNWARGLNLDDVTVQSSVLSSDGFDKSEFSYYPNPVKNSLSLSYSSEINTVEVFNLLGQKVLYKNIDLTTAELDMSSIPSGNYLVKVYIGENIETIKIVKE; translated from the coding sequence ATGATTAAAAAATTACTTTTATTGGGGTTATTGACACTGCCAACTTTGGTTAGTGCACAGTTTTTAGAGAATTTTGATGGAGGAACAACTTTACCTACAGGATGGACTGTATTAAATGGTGGAGATTCTGAAACTTGGGAAATAGCTGATTTTTCTACATCGGAGATTTTAGCACATAGTGGAACAAATGTTGCTGTAATATTGTATGGTTCTACTGCTCATGATGACTATTTGATATCTCCAGCGGTTAATGTTACAACTGGAGTTTCTGATTTTTTAACTTTTTGGGCACGAAGTAGAGATCCGCTATATCCAGAAGTTATTAGTTTGAAATTATCGACTACTGGAGTTGCACCAGCAGATTTTACAGAAACTTTAGAAGCAAGTGTTGCTCCTGTAAGTGGTCTAGAGTTTTATAAGTATCAGTATGATTTATCTGCTTATGTTGGACAAACCATTTATATTGGTTTTTATTCTTTAACAACAGATATGTTTGCTTTCGACTTAGATGATGTTGAAGTTACTGCTTTACCATCTTGTTTGTCTCCTACTAATCCTGCTGCTATAGTAATTAGTGATTCAGAAGTGGACTTGTCTTGGACTTCTGATATAGGTGATTTTGAGGTGGAATATGGTGCGCCAGGTTTTGTAGTAGGAACAGGCACTATAGTTCCAACAGTAATGGGAGCTACAAATACTACATTAACTGGGTTGATGCCTAATACGGATTATGAATATTATGTTAGAAGAGATTGTGGAAGTTCTAATTTTAGTACTTGGGAAGGTCCTAAAGCCTTTACAACATTATGCTCTTCTTTAACTTCATTTCCTTTTGTGGAGGGTTTTGAGAATGGAACAATTCCTACGTGTTGGGATGATGAGAATGTGTCAGGATCTGAAGATTGGACATATGTTGCTGCAAATGGAAATAATTCAATTACACCAAGAACAGGAGCTGTAATGGCTGAGTTTAGAACGGCTAATGCAGGAAATGCAACAAAATTAGTATTACCTCCTTTAGATTTAACAGGTGTAGCGAGTCCGGAATTAGAGTTTTATTACGCAAATGTTAATTGGTTCGGTGATGTAGATGAGTTAAGAGTTTTTTATAAAGAAAGTGCAGTTTCTCCTTGGGTACAAATAGGTACGGATTATGTTGATGAACAAGCTGCATGGACGCAAGTCACATTAGCTTTACCAAATCCTTCAGCAACATATTATATAGCATTTGAAGGAACTTCAAACTGGGCAAGAGGATTAAATTTAGACGATGTAACTGTTCAATCATCAGTTTTATCATCAGATGGATTTGATAAGAGTGAGTTTTCATATTATCCAAATCCTGTAAAAAATAGTTTGAGTTTGTCTTATTCTTCAGAAATTAATACTGTTGAGGTATTTAATTTGTTAGGACAAAAAGTTTTGTATAAAAATATAGATTTGACAACTGCCGAATTAGATATGAGTAGTATTCCTTCTGGTAATTATTTGGTTAAGGTTTATATTGGAGAGAATATTGAGACTATTAAAATAGTAAAAGAGTAA
- the yajC gene encoding preprotein translocase subunit YajC yields MNSTLVIQILLMIAIFYFLMIRPNQQRAKKEKAFEAALKIGDKIITKAGIHGKIAELSETTVVIETMAGKIKMEKSAISLEMSAKLAEKK; encoded by the coding sequence ATGAATTCTACACTCGTAATACAAATATTGTTAATGATTGCAATCTTTTATTTTTTAATGATAAGACCAAATCAGCAAAGAGCAAAAAAGGAAAAAGCTTTTGAAGCAGCTTTAAAAATAGGAGATAAAATAATTACTAAAGCAGGGATTCATGGCAAAATAGCTGAATTATCTGAAACAACAGTTGTAATTGAAACAATGGCTGGAAAAATTAAGATGGAAAAGTCAGCAATTTCTTTAGAGATGAGTGCAAAACTTGCAGAAAAAAAGTAA
- a CDS encoding M3 family metallopeptidase has product MTLFLNKFEKKYNSAPFSNINLTDYKPAFEKCIKKAKDEINSIINNDQNPTFQNTIEALDFAGENLDRLSSIFFNLNSAETSDEMQKIAQEISPLLTEFSNDITLNEDLFKKVKIIFDNKSTLSLTPEQNTLLEKKYKGFVRNGALLNEEQKTKLREIDTKLAKLKLTYGENVLAETNNYHLHIMEESKLKGLPEGAKEAAASLAKSKELDGWAFTLDYPSYIPFVTYIENRELRKELSIAAGKKGFQNNEFDNQDNIKDIVKFRHERANLLGYNSHSHFVLEERMAQNPEKVISFLNNLLEKAKPAAEQEFSELTSFAKELDGIEKLEKWDGAYYSEKLKQKRFSLDDEKLKPYFKLENVLNGAFTIAEKLYGITFKEIHDIDKYHEDVQTFEVSDLEGNFVALFYTDFFPRKGKRNGAWMTSYKPQYIKNNINERPHISNVCNFTPPTPTKPSLLTFNEVTTLFHEFGHGLHGMLANTTYPSLSGTSVYWDFVELPSQIMENWCYEPEALALFAKHYETGEIIPQEYVEKIKESANFLEGIATMRQISFGLLDIAYHGKVQTIEDVKSFEETAFESTKLYPDVIENCMSTSFSHIFQGGYSSGYYSYKWAEVLDADAFAYFQEEGIFNKEIATKFKENILSKGGTEHPMILYKKFRGQEPKPDALLKRAGLIN; this is encoded by the coding sequence ATGACACTTTTTTTAAATAAATTTGAAAAAAAATACAATTCAGCTCCTTTCAGTAATATAAATCTTACAGACTATAAGCCTGCTTTTGAAAAATGTATTAAAAAAGCGAAAGATGAGATTAATTCAATTATAAACAATGATCAAAATCCTACTTTTCAAAACACAATTGAGGCATTAGATTTTGCTGGTGAAAATTTAGACCGTTTATCTAGTATCTTTTTCAATTTGAATTCTGCTGAAACTTCAGATGAAATGCAAAAAATAGCACAAGAAATATCTCCTCTATTAACAGAATTTAGTAATGACATCACTCTTAACGAGGATTTATTCAAAAAAGTAAAAATAATTTTTGATAATAAAAGCACATTATCTCTAACTCCCGAACAAAACACATTACTAGAAAAAAAATATAAAGGATTTGTTAGAAATGGAGCTCTATTAAATGAGGAGCAAAAAACAAAGCTTAGAGAAATTGACACTAAACTAGCTAAACTAAAATTAACTTATGGCGAAAATGTTTTAGCAGAAACAAATAATTACCACTTACACATTATGGAAGAATCAAAACTAAAAGGTCTTCCAGAAGGAGCAAAAGAAGCCGCAGCTTCATTAGCTAAATCAAAAGAATTAGATGGTTGGGCTTTTACTTTAGACTATCCAAGTTACATTCCTTTTGTTACTTATATCGAAAATAGAGAATTAAGAAAAGAATTAAGTATTGCAGCAGGAAAAAAAGGATTTCAAAACAACGAATTTGATAATCAAGATAACATAAAAGACATTGTTAAGTTTCGTCATGAAAGAGCCAATTTATTAGGCTATAATTCCCATTCTCACTTTGTTTTAGAAGAACGAATGGCTCAAAATCCAGAAAAAGTAATTTCTTTTTTAAATAATTTATTAGAAAAAGCCAAACCAGCTGCAGAACAAGAATTTAGTGAACTAACCTCTTTTGCAAAAGAATTAGATGGAATTGAAAAATTAGAAAAATGGGATGGTGCTTATTACTCTGAAAAATTAAAACAAAAACGTTTCAGTTTAGATGATGAAAAATTAAAACCGTATTTCAAATTAGAAAATGTTTTAAATGGTGCTTTTACAATAGCGGAAAAACTATACGGTATTACATTTAAAGAAATTCACGATATTGACAAATATCACGAAGACGTTCAAACATTTGAAGTATCAGACTTAGAAGGAAATTTTGTTGCTTTATTTTATACCGATTTTTTTCCAAGAAAAGGAAAAAGAAACGGAGCTTGGATGACATCATATAAGCCACAATATATAAAAAACAATATAAATGAACGACCTCATATTTCAAATGTTTGTAATTTCACTCCACCAACACCAACAAAACCATCACTCTTAACGTTTAATGAGGTAACTACTCTTTTTCATGAATTTGGTCATGGTTTACATGGAATGCTGGCTAACACAACTTATCCTAGCTTATCTGGAACATCAGTCTATTGGGATTTTGTAGAACTTCCTAGTCAAATTATGGAAAACTGGTGTTATGAACCAGAAGCACTAGCATTATTTGCAAAACACTACGAAACTGGTGAAATTATTCCTCAAGAATATGTAGAAAAAATTAAAGAAAGTGCTAATTTTTTAGAAGGCATAGCAACTATGCGTCAAATCAGTTTTGGCTTATTAGATATTGCCTATCATGGAAAAGTGCAAACCATTGAAGATGTAAAAAGTTTTGAAGAAACTGCTTTCGAAAGCACTAAATTATATCCTGATGTAATTGAAAACTGTATGAGTACTTCTTTTTCTCATATTTTCCAAGGTGGTTATTCTTCTGGATACTATAGTTATAAATGGGCTGAAGTATTAGATGCCGATGCTTTTGCATATTTTCAAGAAGAAGGAATTTTCAACAAAGAAATTGCAACAAAATTCAAAGAAAATATCTTATCAAAAGGAGGAACTGAACACCCAATGATATTATACAAAAAATTTAGAGGACAAGAACCAAAACCAGATGCATTGTTAAAGCGTGCTGGACTAATAAATTAA